AGTGCAGGCGCACCCAGGCCGGCAGTCCCGCCAGGGCGCGTGCAAGCTCCGTGATGCCCGCGCGCAGTGGCCGACCGTGCCAGAAGCCGGTGCGGTACTTGAGGTCGACGCCGTAGGCGCTCGTGTCCTGCGAGATCACGAGCAGCTCCTTGACACCCGCGGCCACGAGCGTCTCGGCCTCGGTCATGACCTCGCCGACCGGGCGGCTGACCAGGTCGCCGCGCATCGAGGGAATGATGCAGAAGGTGCAGCGATGGTTGCAGCCCTCGGCGATCTTGACGTAGGCATAGTGCCTGGGCGTGAGCTTGACGCCCTGCGGCGGGATCAGGCTCGTGAAGGGGTCGTGCGGTTGCGGCAGGTGCGCATGCACGGCCTCCATCACCTCGGTTGCGGCGTGTGGGCCGGTCACGGCGAGCACGGCGGGGTGAACTTCGCGCACGACGCTGCCCTGGGCGCCGAGACAGCCGGTGACGATCACGCGGCCGTTCTCCGTCAACGCCTCGCCGATGGCATCGAGGGATTCCTCGACCGCGCTGTCGATGAAGCCGCAGGTGTTGACGACCACCAGATCGGCATCCGCGTAAGTCGGCGAGATCAGGTAGCCCTCGGCGCGCAGCTGCGTGAGGATCCGCTCCGAGTCGACCAATGCCTTGGGGCAGCCGAGCGAGACGAAACCGACCTTGGGTGGAGCGGTCACCGGTGGTTCAGATGGGGTGCGCCGGGCGGACCGGCAGGCCGGGGTCGCTAGCTCTTGCCGCCGCCCTGGCTCTCGTCCGAGGCGGCTTCCCCGGTCTTCAGTCCGGGGAACGAGAAGCTGCCGAAGAGGTTGCGCGTCTGGCGCTGCAATTGTTGCTGCATCTCCAGAAACATGCTCGCGCTCTGTTCGAGGTAGCTGCCCATGAGGCTCTGGATGGTGGGGCCCTGCAGCTTCATGAACTGCGTCCAGGCATCCGGGGAGAGCATCGGGTTCTCGCCGTAGATGGCACGCGACTGCTCTTGCAGCCGATTCTGCAGGTCCATGAAAGTCTGGATGTTCTTCTCCAGGTAATTGCCCATCATGCCCTGCATGGTATGGCCGTAGAAGCGGATGATCTGCGAGAGCATGTCGCTCGAGAACATCGGGATGCCGTCGCTCTCTTCCTCGATGATGATCTGCAGCAGGATGCTGCGCGTGAGATCGTCGCCGGACTTGGCGTCGACCACCTTGAAGTCGGAGTTGTCGAGTACGAGGCGCTTGACGTCTGCGAGGGTGATGTAGCTGCTGGTGGCCGTGTCGTAGAGTCGCCGGTTGGGATATTTCTTGATGAGGCGAACCTTTTCGCTTCCTTCAGCCATCGGAATCCTTTCCGGGTAAGATGCGGCATGCTGGGAGTGCGCTCATGCGATAATTATAACCATCTGAGAGATAGAAGCTAAACGCAACACATGACGCGCTGCAGCATGTTGAGTTGACAAGGGCAGGGAAGCGACTACAATCGCTTTGTGCGATGCAGCAAAGTGCACCGGTCGAAACTGGTGTAACCAACGTGAGGAGAGAGAAGATGTTTGAAAAGCCGGAAGATTTCGCCGCCTTCGGTAAGGGGGGTCTCGAGACAGCAATCAAGTTTGCCCAGATCTCGATGGACAGCGCCGAGCGCATGATGAAGCTGCAGCTCGACGCCGCCCGCACTTCGTTCGAAGAGAACAGCAAGACCGCGAAGGCATTGGCGGATACCAAGGACCCGCAGCAGCTGATGAGCCTGCGGACCAAGCTCGCAGAGCAGAGCGTCGAGAAAATGCTCTCGTACTGCAAGAGCGTCTACGAGGTGGCGTCGGCGACGCAGGCGGAGGTTTCGCGCCTGCTGGAACAGGCGATGACCTCGCACAGCGGTGAGGTCATGGAAGCCATCGAGAAGGTCATGAAGGCAACGCCGGGCGCGGGCTCGGAGGCCGCCGTGGCCGCTTTCAAGACGGCCATGTCCGCCACCCAGAATGCGATGGAGAGCATGACCAAGGCGGCAACACAGGTGACGCAGATGGCCGATTCGTCGATCCGCGCCGCGACACAAGCCACCTCGGAAGCCGCGAAGGCGGCCGTGAAGAAGAAGTAGCAGTCGGTTGACGCTGCGGCTGCGAACGCCGCTGCGCCAAGAGCTTCGATGACAAAAGGCCCCGGGGAGCAGGGGCCTTTTGTGTTAGGGCGCTTCAGCTGATGCCGTCTTACTCCTGGCGCACTCTGACGTAGCTGCCGGGAGCGGGTTCCAACTCGGTATACGTGCGATTGCCGAGCTTCTTCGGCGCGGCAACCTCGCCGCCCGAGCGCTTGACCAGCCATTCCGACCAGCGTGGCCACCAGCTGCCCGGCACCTGCTTCGCGTTGGCGAGCCACTCCTCGTGAGTCTCCGGCAGCTTGCCCTCGCCCACCCAGTAGTTGCGGCGGTTTTTCGAGGCGGGATTGATGACGCCGGCGATGTGCCCGCTGGCCGCCAGCACGAACTCGATCTCCTCGCTGCCGAGGAGCCGCGCGCTGATGTAGGCGGAGTGCCACGGCACGATGTGGTCCTCGCGCGCCGCCAGCGCGAACGTCGGAACCTTGATGCTGCGCAGATTGAGCGGTATGCCGAGCGCCGTGAGCTTGTTGGGCACCCGCAGGTTGTTCTCGAAGTACATGTTGCGCACATACCAGGCGTACAGCTTGCCGGGGAGATGTGACCCGTCGCTGTTCCAGTAGAGCAGATCGAAGGCTTCCGGCGTCTTGCCCTTGAGGTAGTTGTTGACCACGTAGGACCAGACGAGCTCGTTCGCGCGCAGGCTGGCGAACGTGCTGGCGAGCTCCGAACCGCGCACGACGCCGCCCTCGGCAAAATCGACATCGCGCTTTTCCACGTAGGCTTCGTCGAGGTAGACACCGATCTCGCCGACGTCGCTGAAGTCGAGCATCGTCGTGAGCAGCGTCAGCGTGTTGACGCGCTTGTCGCCGCGCGCCGCCATCACCGCGAGCGCCGAGGACAGCAACGTGCCGCCGACGCAGAAGCCGAGCATGTTGGCCTTGTCGGCGCGGGTCACGTCGAGGACGACTTCCAGGGACTTGAACACCGCCTGCTCGAGATAGTCGTCCCAGGACAGCGAACCGAGCTCCGCCGGAATGTTCCGCCACGAGACGAGGAACGTGTTGAAGCCCTGATCGACCGCGTACTTCACGAACGAGTTGTCCGGCTGCAGATCGAGGATGTAGTACTTGTTGATGAACGGCGGGACGATCAGGAAAGGCACCTCGCGCACCTTCTCCGTCGTCGGGCGGTAGTGGATCAGCTGGAAGATCTCGTTCTGGAAGATCACCGAGCCGGGTGTCTTGGCGAGGTTCTCGCCGACTTCGAAGGCGGATTCGTCGACCATCGAGATGCGCCCCTTTTCGAGGTCGTCGACGAGATTCCTGTAACCCTTCGCGAAGCTCTGGCCCCCCGTCTCCATCGCGAGTTTCAGCGCCTCCGGATTCGACGCCGGGAAGTTCGCCGGGCACATCGCGTCCACGATCTGCCGCGTGAAGAACTTGAGCTTCTTCTTGCTGTGCGGCTCGAGCTTGGCCGCCTCCGCCAGGTCGGAGAGCCAGCGCGCGTTGAGCAGGTAGGACTGCCGCAGGAAATCGAAATACGGGATCTCCTTCCACTCCGCGGCCTGGAAGCGGCGGTCTCCTTTCTCCGGCACCACGACCGGCTCCGCTTCCTGTCCGGTGGCGCGCTTCAGCATGTTGCTCCACAGCCGCCCCCACATCTCTGCGTAGCGCTTGTTCAGCTGCTGCAGCTGGTCGGCGTCATGCATCACGCCGGCGGTGAGCGACTGCAGCATCTCGTTTGCCTCCAGGCGCTGAGCCGGCGTGAACTTCTTCAGGAACTCCGTGATCAGCTTCTGATTCGCCTCGGTGATCGACTTTACGAGCTCGAAATTCTCGGGCGGATTCTCCGTGCGCGCATCCATGGCAATCGTCTCCGCGGGGGTTGGCCGGCAGACCGGCGGGGGTGGTCGGGGGATTCTGGAAGCCGCCTCATCGGGTGTCAAGCGCGCACCGGGAGAACTTCAGCTCATGTACATCGCTGCGATCGGCTGGCTCTACATCGTCACCCTGATGGCGCTCACCGAACAAACCATCGGAGCGGGAATCGCGACGCTGGTGCTGTGGGGCGTCCTGCCGCTGGGACTCGTCATCCTCGTGCGCAGCGGCAGCAAGCGCAG
Above is a window of Betaproteobacteria bacterium DNA encoding:
- a CDS encoding phasin family protein; protein product: MQQSAPVETGVTNVRREKMFEKPEDFAAFGKGGLETAIKFAQISMDSAERMMKLQLDAARTSFEENSKTAKALADTKDPQQLMSLRTKLAEQSVEKMLSYCKSVYEVASATQAEVSRLLEQAMTSHSGEVMEAIEKVMKATPGAGSEAAVAAFKTAMSATQNAMESMTKAATQVTQMADSSIRAATQATSEAAKAAVKKK
- the phaC gene encoding class I poly(R)-hydroxyalkanoic acid synthase, with translation MDARTENPPENFELVKSITEANQKLITEFLKKFTPAQRLEANEMLQSLTAGVMHDADQLQQLNKRYAEMWGRLWSNMLKRATGQEAEPVVVPEKGDRRFQAAEWKEIPYFDFLRQSYLLNARWLSDLAEAAKLEPHSKKKLKFFTRQIVDAMCPANFPASNPEALKLAMETGGQSFAKGYRNLVDDLEKGRISMVDESAFEVGENLAKTPGSVIFQNEIFQLIHYRPTTEKVREVPFLIVPPFINKYYILDLQPDNSFVKYAVDQGFNTFLVSWRNIPAELGSLSWDDYLEQAVFKSLEVVLDVTRADKANMLGFCVGGTLLSSALAVMAARGDKRVNTLTLLTTMLDFSDVGEIGVYLDEAYVEKRDVDFAEGGVVRGSELASTFASLRANELVWSYVVNNYLKGKTPEAFDLLYWNSDGSHLPGKLYAWYVRNMYFENNLRVPNKLTALGIPLNLRSIKVPTFALAAREDHIVPWHSAYISARLLGSEEIEFVLAASGHIAGVINPASKNRRNYWVGEGKLPETHEEWLANAKQVPGSWWPRWSEWLVKRSGGEVAAPKKLGNRTYTELEPAPGSYVRVRQE
- the rimO gene encoding 30S ribosomal protein S12 methylthiotransferase RimO, which translates into the protein MTAPPKVGFVSLGCPKALVDSERILTQLRAEGYLISPTYADADLVVVNTCGFIDSAVEESLDAIGEALTENGRVIVTGCLGAQGSVVREVHPAVLAVTGPHAATEVMEAVHAHLPQPHDPFTSLIPPQGVKLTPRHYAYVKIAEGCNHRCTFCIIPSMRGDLVSRPVGEVMTEAETLVAAGVKELLVISQDTSAYGVDLKYRTGFWHGRPLRAGITELARALAGLPAWVRLHYVYPYPHVDELIPLMAEGNLLPYLDVPFQHASPRILKLMKRPASAEDNLARIRAWRAICPELAIRSTFIVGFPGETEAEFEALLAFLEDAQLDRVGCFAYSPVDGARANELPGHVPEEVKEERRERFMTLQEKISAERLRSRIGKTLDVLVDEVHGTRAIARSFADAPEIDGVVHVSKARGVAV
- the phaR gene encoding polyhydroxyalkanoate synthesis repressor PhaR, with protein sequence MAEGSEKVRLIKKYPNRRLYDTATSSYITLADVKRLVLDNSDFKVVDAKSGDDLTRSILLQIIIEEESDGIPMFSSDMLSQIIRFYGHTMQGMMGNYLEKNIQTFMDLQNRLQEQSRAIYGENPMLSPDAWTQFMKLQGPTIQSLMGSYLEQSASMFLEMQQQLQRQTRNLFGSFSFPGLKTGEAASDESQGGGKS